The Kordia sp. SMS9 DNA window TTCCCCAACAAAACGGTACCATTCAAACAATTCGCGTATGCCATTGGAAAGTTGTATGTTCGTGCAGGAAAAGGAAAAAAAGGCACTGAAATTTGTAAAACTGCCATGCAGAATATTTGGGACGAATTGCAATGGATGATATCTTTTGATCCGCCAAATCCGATCATTAATTTACGTCACGCCTACCGATTGAAAGAAATCTATTTTCAAATGATGCAGCAGTTTCCAAGCGGCATCAAAAACGCGCCTGTAAGTGAGGAAACTTTTCGTGGATTTGACGCATCGTTTCAAACATGGCAACAACGAAACTGGCCATACTAATTCCCCTAACTATGTTATTTTCAACCGAAGTTACTTCTTCAAAAATTATTTCCGACAATCCGCTATTTCAACGTACGTTAAAAGCGTACCATTTGGTAGCACCACACATTCATGGAAACGTACTAGAAATTGGTTGTGGTGAAGGGTATGGTGTGGAATTATTGTATAAAAATGCGGATCAATTGACCTTGATTGACAAATCGCCCTACACAGCAGAACTGATTAATGATAAATATCCAAACACAACAATTATTCAAGAGAAAATTCCGCCATTAACGCAATTAAAATCAAATAGTTTTGATGTGGTGGTTTCTTTTCAAGTAATTGAACATATTAAAGAAGCTGGGTTGTATTTGGAAGAAATTCATCGTGTATTGAAACCGAATGGAAAAGCCTATATTTCTACACCAAACGCACTAAAAACCATTGCGCGAAATCCGTGGCATTATAAAGAATATACTTTTGAAAGTCTGTCTACTATCATTGAAAAAACCTTTGCAAAGTATCGTATAGAAGCCATTTGTGGCAATGAAAAAACAGATGCGTATTATGAAAAAAATCAAAAATCGGTCGCACGTTTTTTACGCTATGATATTTTCAACTTAGAACATAAAATTCCTGCATGGTTATTGCAAATTCCGTATGAAATTGCCAATCGGATGAATCGAAAAAAATTGCTCAACAAAAATCCTGATTTGGTCAATAGTATTACGTTGGAAGATTATTCATTAGACAAACATTCTGAAGCTACGCTAGATTTCTTTTGTACGCTTTTGAAATAGATTTTAGACCGCTGCGCTGCTAGATTTTAGATCGCTTAGACGCACTTTGTTTTTAGAGGTGTTGGATGTTGGAAAAATT harbors:
- a CDS encoding bifunctional 2-polyprenyl-6-hydroxyphenol methylase/3-demethylubiquinol 3-O-methyltransferase UbiG; translated protein: MLFSTEVTSSKIISDNPLFQRTLKAYHLVAPHIHGNVLEIGCGEGYGVELLYKNADQLTLIDKSPYTAELINDKYPNTTIIQEKIPPLTQLKSNSFDVVVSFQVIEHIKEAGLYLEEIHRVLKPNGKAYISTPNALKTIARNPWHYKEYTFESLSTIIEKTFAKYRIEAICGNEKTDAYYEKNQKSVARFLRYDIFNLEHKIPAWLLQIPYEIANRMNRKKLLNKNPDLVNSITLEDYSLDKHSEATLDFFCTLLK